In the genome of Dermacentor andersoni chromosome 3, qqDerAnde1_hic_scaffold, whole genome shotgun sequence, one region contains:
- the LOC126524399 gene encoding uncharacterized protein — MNALSIIVVLCAAFATAMAGNVALGSGLGSGLGYGGSGLGYGGSGLGYGLGGGYGVSGVGIGSSVALVHGGPAFAKAVSGPAFLVRTVHHVNKLHNGGALLAHSGLGSGYGVSYGGYGGYGGYGYGGYGYKG; from the exons ATGAACGCACTG AGCATCATCGTCGTTCTCTGCGCCGCCTTCGCCACCGCCATGGCTGGTAATGTTGCCCTTGGCTCCGGTCTCGGCTCTGGCCTCGGCTATGGAGGCTCCGGTCTCGGCTATGGAGGCTCCGGTCTCGGCTACGGACTCGGTGGTGGTTACGGTGTCAGCGGCGTCGGCATCGGCAGCAGCGTCGCCCTCGTTCACGGTGGCCCTGCCTTCGCCAAGGCCGTGTCTGGACCAGCCTTCCTCGTGAGGACGGTGCACCACGTCAACAAGCTGCATAACGGAGGCGCCCTGCTTGCCCACTCAGGCCTCGGTAGCGGATACGGAGTCAGCTACGGTGGCTACGGTGGATACGGAGGATACGGTTATGGCGGCTATGGCTACAAGGGCTGA